The following coding sequences lie in one Paenibacillus durus ATCC 35681 genomic window:
- a CDS encoding MFS transporter, producing MPKEISQTKAPSSASSKRIYIFQLLTVFIGFLIFGFSENIKGPAIPRIQLELGLDEMRIGTLLSLNSLGYLLACSFTAYLIRKIGIKAVCLLSFGSMVVSGVLIFLSRSYPALSGSFFLMYIGNGMLEIGLAVLGARIFVRNTGTMMNLSHFFYGLSSTVAPMIASGLMTLTIGGRAIDWRDVYLLILLLAVLPMIPAIAGKFPSGGNTEDDRIPLRTIAADPVIWMLIAILSFGVISEMAVGGWLVNFLEKAYGWSGTAAAGMLSVFFLCFTFARLFLGPVTDKIGFTLSIIVFSALSGLLTFAAIAAGEPGAFLFAAAGIGIAPIYPIVMALIAQRYRKGSDTAITFIVTLMGVSSVIGNYLIGAIITGIKDIVASSRSAESGLLLGLQAGYVFIGLCALLCALSAVPLFRYLKQRGELL from the coding sequence CTGCCAAAAGAAATCAGTCAAACAAAAGCACCTTCAAGCGCTTCGTCCAAACGCATATATATTTTTCAGCTTCTCACCGTCTTTATCGGATTTCTGATCTTCGGATTCTCCGAGAATATCAAAGGCCCGGCCATTCCCCGTATCCAATTGGAACTGGGTCTCGACGAGATGCGTATCGGCACGCTGCTGTCGCTGAACTCGCTCGGCTATTTACTGGCCTGCTCCTTCACCGCCTACCTGATCCGCAAAATCGGTATCAAGGCCGTCTGCCTGCTGTCGTTCGGTTCCATGGTCGTATCCGGGGTGCTGATCTTCTTGTCCCGCAGCTATCCGGCGCTATCCGGCTCCTTCTTTTTGATGTATATCGGCAACGGAATGCTGGAAATCGGGCTGGCCGTACTCGGCGCGCGAATCTTTGTCCGAAATACCGGGACGATGATGAATTTGTCCCACTTCTTCTATGGACTGAGTTCAACGGTGGCGCCGATGATCGCATCGGGCTTAATGACACTGACCATTGGCGGCCGGGCTATCGATTGGCGGGATGTCTATCTGCTGATTCTGCTGCTGGCCGTCCTGCCGATGATTCCGGCGATTGCGGGCAAATTCCCTAGCGGCGGCAATACAGAGGATGACCGGATTCCACTGCGAACGATCGCCGCCGATCCCGTGATCTGGATGCTGATCGCTATTCTGTCCTTCGGTGTCATTTCCGAAATGGCGGTAGGCGGCTGGCTGGTCAACTTCCTGGAAAAAGCCTACGGCTGGAGCGGAACCGCTGCGGCGGGCATGCTGTCCGTCTTCTTCCTCTGCTTCACCTTCGCCCGGCTGTTTCTCGGTCCCGTCACCGATAAAATCGGCTTTACGCTGTCGATTATCGTCTTCTCCGCCCTGTCCGGTCTGCTTACCTTCGCCGCTATTGCGGCTGGTGAACCGGGGGCGTTCCTATTCGCTGCGGCGGGCATCGGCATCGCGCCGATCTATCCTATCGTGATGGCACTGATCGCGCAGCGCTACCGTAAGGGTAGCGACACCGCCATTACGTTCATTGTCACCTTGATGGGCGTATCCAGCGTCATCGGCAATTATCTGATCGGCGCGATCATTACCGGCATCAAAGACATTGTCGCTTCAAGCCGAAGTGCCGAGAGCGGCCTGCTGCTCGGACTTCAGGCAGGCTATGTGTTCATCGGCCTGTGTGCCCTGCTCTGCGCCTTGTCCGCAGTGCCGCTTTTCCGGTATTTGAAGCAGCGGGGCGAGCTGCTGTAG
- a CDS encoding AI-2E family transporter encodes MELFKHFFADLTVRRFGVLLLVILLLYGIRDMLNLVLLTFLIAYIMNSFQVLLSKRIGKYIRVNSKVIIIILYLAMISTLVLALVHYLPKIFVQVKQLTNFLTSLTPENIPQNDIVQYLFSTVKDLNYEEYMQSGLNYITTIGNWGTRFVLAIILSFVFILEKNRIVAFTSRMKQSKVAWFYNELEYFGNKFTLSFGKVIEAQILIAMFNTAFTVIGLIILGFPYLFALGVMIFLLSLIPVAGFLISLIPLCIIGYNIGGLMMVIYVLAMIAVLHFIEGYFLNPKLMSSKMNLPMFYTFIVLLFSEHYLGVWGLILGIPIFVFVLDILEIRRAKPEGELPEEQLEKQR; translated from the coding sequence ATGGAATTATTTAAGCACTTTTTTGCGGATTTGACTGTGCGCAGGTTTGGAGTTTTGCTGCTGGTAATCTTGTTGCTGTACGGAATCAGGGATATGCTCAACTTGGTGCTGCTGACCTTTCTGATCGCTTATATCATGAACAGCTTTCAGGTGCTGCTGTCTAAGAGGATCGGCAAATACATACGGGTTAACAGCAAGGTTATCATCATCATTCTTTATCTGGCGATGATTTCGACACTGGTGCTCGCGCTGGTGCATTATTTGCCCAAAATATTTGTTCAGGTCAAACAGCTGACCAATTTCCTCACTTCGTTGACCCCGGAAAATATTCCGCAGAACGATATTGTTCAATATTTATTCAGTACCGTCAAGGATCTGAATTATGAAGAATACATGCAGAGCGGCCTCAATTACATCACGACGATCGGCAACTGGGGCACGAGGTTCGTTCTGGCCATTATTCTCAGCTTCGTCTTCATTCTGGAGAAGAACCGGATTGTCGCGTTCACGTCGCGGATGAAGCAGAGCAAGGTTGCCTGGTTCTATAATGAACTGGAGTATTTCGGCAACAAGTTTACGTTGTCTTTCGGCAAAGTCATCGAGGCGCAGATTCTGATTGCCATGTTTAATACCGCTTTTACGGTCATTGGGCTGATCATTCTCGGGTTCCCGTATTTATTTGCGCTTGGGGTTATGATCTTCCTGCTCAGCCTCATTCCGGTGGCGGGCTTTCTCATCTCGCTCATTCCGCTCTGCATCATCGGCTACAACATCGGCGGGCTGATGATGGTCATTTACGTGCTGGCGATGATCGCCGTGCTGCATTTTATTGAGGGCTATTTCCTGAATCCGAAGCTGATGTCATCCAAAATGAATCTGCCGATGTTCTACACATTCATTGTGCTGCTGTTCTCCGAGCATTATCTCGGCGTATGGGGACTCATTCTGGGCATCCCGATCTTTGTATTCGTGCTGGATA